gtatgaGTCTCTGCACGTTACTCATCTGGCCCAGGAGAGGAGCGAATGTGGCCAGGCTGGACAGATGCCAGTTCTGGTTGACTTCTATATCCTGGATACAGTCCAGCTGCACCACACTCAGGACCTtcataatattttccacaggcaTCCCAAAGATCTTCAGCTTCTTACAGCACAGATGTATGGAATCTTTTCTCTGTTCTGCCCACCTCATGAGGTAGGTGAGGAACTCATCCATGGCCCATTCCTTGAGGCTCATCTCTACAAACACCTCCAAGGGAGCCAAGGGCTGCTCTGTCCTTGACCTGTCCTCAGGAACTGGTGCCGTCAGTGAGCTTGAGGACATGTGCTCTATGTCTCCAGACCACATGCTCCAGAAGTTCTGGCCAGTATTCCTTAAATCCAACACCCGCAGTTTGCACCTCCTGTGGGGAAACAGCAGATGGGCAGCAATGGTTTAAAATCCAAACTGAATCAAACCACAGTCTCAGAATATAGGCAACACTAAGACTTCTCACCTGAGTTTTTACTTCAGATTCCTGACATTACCTGCTGCCTTGCCCTCTTCCTCTTCAGTATGGATACTGCCTCACTTTCCTCTATCTCCTTTGCCCCTATCATCCTTCTTGATTTTCTACTTCTACAATCCTTAAGAATCCCCGGGAAGAGGCTGGGACATGTTCTTTCAGGTTTCCCTGCATCTTAGACACTCCTACACTTCCAGGAGGCATTTCTCAAAGAGGGCTCAGCAGTGGTCAAGGCCTCTGAAATTCTTCATTGACATCATCAGAAGCCTCTGGTCCATCCCTTGACCATTCACTCTATGACCCCAGCTGTCTCTTCTGGATGTCTAGTAACCTTCCAGGCTACCTGGATTAGACTCACCTGGGGTGCTCCTTCTGGGCAAGCAGGACATCAAGTCCATCCAGTACCGCTTGTAAGGTTATCAGATGAGGCAGCTCCATCAGGCCTCCCAGAGGCAGGCGGACGAAAGGCCAGGCATGCACCATGGTCTTCAGAGTCTTACTGTGACTCCCATAGAAGGCTTCCATGAAGAGTGGGGGGAAGAGCTCAATGGGCAGAAACTCCAAAGCACTCATGGCCAAGTCTTCATTCCTTAGCAGGCTTATAGCTGCCAGGTCCAGGAGTCTGGGTGGGGCCCAAAGACTCATACTGATCTGACTCTGCTACAAAAGAAATCCAGTGGAAACTTCCAGAGAACAAGGCATCCTTCTCAGACCAAGCAAGAACATACCTCTGTGTCCCCACTCCTCAGAGGAATCTTCTCAGACAAAGGTCACTGCCTTGGCAGTAGTGCAAGTGCCTGTTAGTCCCAATTACACTCTGGACTCAGTGAGCACAAAGCCACAGCTCTACCCCTATGGGCACTAGAGTATGATCTCACAAGTAGCAAGAAGGGAGAAACCCAACCACCATCCGTCCATTTCCATCCACTGCTTTGCTTAATCATGTATCACTGGGAAGTGGGTACCATGTGCTAAAGGCTGAGATTCATCCTTTTTAGgggaaattttttaatatatcactTAGAGCCTTGAGACTATGGGAATAGGAGCATCATGTGGCCCAATATAGCCTTTATCCTCAGTTCCTACAGTTCACTGAGCTGATAAAGAGTAAGAGATATCCCTGGAATGAATGCTGTTTGTGCTCAagctaaacattttaaatttcaagaaataaaatttcaaaaaagaagagaaaaaattttaaaaaagaaatgaaattccaAAGATGTTTTTCACTAAAAAGAGCATCTGCTTTGttaagacatttaaaaagcaCCAATCAAACATTTGGGATTAAGTCAAAACTACATTCAAGGTAAAACCAAAATCTTAAATCggtatatatgaaaataaataatttttattcatttatctctatttttcaattttggcAGCATGGCATGGGGTGTCTTAGTTCCCAGACGGGGAATGAACCTGCTCTCCCTGCAGTGGTCCAATTTCAggatccccagggaagtccccagtgagcagtttttaaaattaatctctcCTTTCATCCTGAGGTGCCTGCCACCATTCAAGACCAGTTGACCATGGGTACAATGAGGGTGTCTTTAGTTGCATCTGTAACTTACCAGCTCTGTTGTGCTTGGCAGGCTGCTCACACAGACTTGAGAACCCCGGTGGTGACTCTGGAATCCTGAAGATTCTGCATCTCTTTGGTGTCTAAGGCTTATACAGACCTTTCTAATCACATCTTCCTTCTTTTCAACAACTAACTGCCAATCAGAAAGTGATACCTGATTAGATTTCAGACTGTCTATTGGGTTAATCCTGATTGGATCTTTGTTACCTTCAGAGGAATTGATTGAATCAGATTTCATTCAGGAAGGATAAAGAATGAGGGAGGAGTATTGGATTTCTTGACTCACCCACAAATATTGATTTGGCTTTACTAATATTCATAGTAATAGTCCTGTGTGCGAGACAGGAAAGGGGCTATCCCTTTgtgacagaaaaaacaaaacttggaaGCACCATTGTTTTGGGGAtcttcagtcataaaaaattatcaaaatgtcCCAGAATTAAAATTGCTTTATGAAGACGGTAGTGTTGTTCCcgaaggaaacaaaataaaagtatCCACCTCTGTCACTTGTCCCTCAGGTGTTATGTTTGACAAGTGGAGATCAGAAATCTACTCAGGAAGTAAAGGGAAGTCCTTTGGGGATGTGATTGGTTTTCCAGTCTTAGGTCAAGACCTCTCTGAAGACATCAGGTCAAAATCACATTTAAGAGGTCAGAGTGAGGGCTGGGTAGTTGGAGCTGAGCGTCCTTAGAGGGACAATGTGAGTAACACAAATAGTGTAAAATGTagggtttttttcccttctcttggggAAGAAGGAAATTTAGAAGACTTTTCTCTGGGTTGTGTTTAGAAATTAAAAGGAGTGACTAAAAGGCAGCAGTATCATCTCTGAGGTGGTTCCTCTCCAAAAGTTGAGA
The sequence above is drawn from the Dama dama isolate Ldn47 chromosome 14, ASM3311817v1, whole genome shotgun sequence genome and encodes:
- the LOC133068858 gene encoding PRAME family member 15-like, producing the protein MSLWAPPRLLDLAAISLLRNEDLAMSALEFLPIELFPPLFMEAFYGSHSKTLKTMVHAWPFVRLPLGGLMELPHLITLQAVLDGLDVLLAQKEHPRRCKLRVLDLRNTGQNFWSMWSGDIEHMSSSSLTAPVPEDRSRTEQPLAPLEVFVEMSLKEWAMDEFLTYLMRWAEQRKDSIHLCCKKLKIFGMPVENIMKVLSVVQLDCIQDIEVNQNWHLSSLATFAPLLGQMSNVQRLILSVSEEQEQHVVVQFTSQFLKLHHLRDLCLQSPFFLSGHLDQMLRCLVSPLGNLAITHCLLTESDLTHLSQCPSISQLKGLDLSGITLADFSPELLQVLLEQVADTLQELDLNQCEIMDSHIEAILAALNHCSQLRSLSLCGNSLSMAAMEKLLRHTSGLPSLSHEFYPAPLESYSSQAVLSEERLAQLRAELLEILRDLGHPRTIWLNTIFFASYGYDDYSHLEIIEYNPA